The Buchnera aphidicola (Muscaphis stroyani) DNA window CATTACCATCACGAGTTTTAAATGGTTGCTTTTCTTTTGATAGCATTATTCCAAACATATGATGTTCTAGCAATAAATTTTTTGGTACATAATTAGCTTTTCTAGAAATTTCCCATATTTGCATCAAATATTGATGTTGACGAGAATCGGTGTAGTATATTATTCGATCAGCATGCAATGTTTCAAATCGGTATTTTAAACATGCAATATCTGTAGTAGAGTATAAAAAACCAGTATCTTTTTTTTGAATAATAACACCCATGGATTTTCCTAATCTGTTTTTGAAATTATCTAAAACGACTATGGTGGTTCCTTCTTTTTTAATTGCAATTTTTTTATTTTTTAAATCGTTAACAATATTAGGTAGCATTTTATTATACAAACTCTCTCCCATCGTGTGTTTTAATGTCAACGTTACATTGAGTTTTTTGTAAATTTTTTGGTTTTCTATCATAGTAATTGACACTATTTTTTTCCACACAGCTAAACAATACTTATCTCCATTTTGTAATTTTACTACGTATTCTTTAGATTTTTTTGAAAAAACATCGTCAGAGTCATATTTTTTTTTCGCTTTACAGTAAAAATTTTCAAGATTTTTTAGAGAAAGAGAATGATAGTCAAATTTTTTCTTCGATCTTTTATGTTCTAAATATGCGATTAACATTCCAAATTGAGTCCCCCAATCGCCAATATGATTAGATCTAATTACATTGTGACCTAAAAACTCTAAAACTCTTGCCATAACGTCTCCTATTATTGTTGACCTTAAATGTCCAACATGCATTTCTTTTGCAACATTCGGAGATGAATAATCAATTACAACATTTTTTTTTAAAATATGTTGAACGCCAAGTCTACATGAATAAAATATCTCTTCTAATTTTTTAGACAACCAATGATAGTTGAAAAAAATATTAATAAATCCTGGATGCGAAAAAGTTATTTTTTTATATCTTTTTTTATTTTTAATATTTAAGATTATCATCTTAGCTAGTTGATCTGGTTTGATTTTTAATGCATTAGATATTTTAATTAAATTATTAATCTGGTAATGACCTGTTTTTATTATTTTACTTGGTTGTACTAATAAATTAAAATTAATATTAAATCCTAAATTCATTAAAGTGTATTCAATGTCTTTTTTTATTATATTTTTTAAGCGCATGTGAGATTCCTTTTATATAAAATTAATTGTTAGAAATGTACTTCTTTATTCTTAGATAATATATTGTTTATATTAATCAACAATAAATTATTTTAAAATTAAATTTTTAAAAAATATAAAAATTAAAATTTTTTTTATAAAAAGGTTGACAAGATAATAAAAAAAATGTATTCTTTTTCTAAAGTTTCAAAAAATTATTTATAACGCTCTTTAAAAAAATATTAGATAATCTGTGTGGGCACATAAAATTAAGTACAAACGTCTTTTTATTTGTTTTTTCTAAAAAATAATTAATTTTTTAGATAAGAGTTTTTCAATTGAAGAGTTTGATCATGGCTCAGATTGAACGCTGGCGGCAAGCCTAACACATGCAAGTCGAGCGGCAGCGAAAGAAAGCTTGCTTTCTTGTCGGCGAGCGGCAAACGGGTGAGTAATATCTGGGGATCTTCCCAAAAGAGGGGGATAACTACTAGAAATGGTGGCTAATACCGCATAATGTTGGAAAACTAAAGTGGGGGATCTTTTTAAAAAGACCTCACGCTTTTGGATGAACCCAGACGAGATTAGCTAGTTGGTAGGATAATAGCCTACCAAGGCAACGATCTCTAGCTGGTCTGAGAGGATAACCAGCCACACTGGAACTGAGACACGGTCCAGACTCCTACGGGAGGCAGCAGTGGGGAATATTGCACAATGGGCGAAAGCCTGATGCAGCTATGCCGCGTGTATGAAGAAGGCCTTAGGGTTGTAAAGTACTTTCAGCAGAGAAGAAAAAAATAAAACTAATAATTTTATTTCTTGACGTTACCTGCAAAAGAAGCACCGGCTAACTCCGTGCCAGCAGCCGCGGTAATACGGAGGGTGCAAGCGTTAATCAGAATTACTGGGCGTAAAGAGCTCGTAGGTGGTTTTTTAAGTCAGATGTGAAATCCCTGAGCTTAACTTAGGAACTGCATTTGAAACTAAAAAACTAGAGTATCGTAGAGGGAGGTAGAATTCTAGGTGTAGCGGTGAAATGCGTAGATATCTGGAGGAATACCTGTGGCGAAAGCGGCCTCCTAAACGAATACTGACGCTGAGGTGCGAAAGCGTGGGGAGCAAACAGGATTAGATACCCTGGTAGTCCATGCCGTAAACGATGTCGACTTGGAGGTTGTTTCCAAGAGAAGTGACTTCTGAAGCTAACGCATTAAGTCGACCGCCTGGGGAGTACGGCCGCAAGGCTAAAACTCAAATGAATTGACGGGGGCCCGCACAAGCGGTGGAGCATGTGGTTTAATTCGATGCAACGCGAAAAACCTTACCTGGTCTTGACATCCACAGAATTTTTTAGAAATAAAAAAGTGCCTTCGGGACCTGTGAGACAGGTGCTGCATGGCTGTCGTCAGCTCGTGTTGTGAAATGTTGGGTTAAGTCCCGCAACGAGCGCAACCCTTATCCTCTGTTGCCAGCGGTTAGGCCGGGAACTCAGAGGAGACTGCCGGTTATAAACCGGAGGAAGGTGGGGACGACGTCAAGTCATCATGGCCCTTACGACCAGGGCTACACACGTGCTACAATGGTTTATACAAAGAGAAGCAAATCTGCAAAGACAAGCAAACCTCATAAAGTAAATCGTAGTCCGGACTGGAGTCTGCAACTCGACTCCACGAAGTCGGAATCGCTAGTAATCGTGGATCAGAATGCCACGGTGAATACGTTCCCGGGCCTTGTACACACCGCCCGTCACACCATGGGAGTGGGTTGCAAAAGAAGCAGGTTTCCTAACCTTAAAAAGAAGGAGCCTACCACTTTGTGATTCATGACTGGGGTGAAGTCGTAACAAGGTAACCGTAGGGGAACCTGCGGTTGGATCACCTCCTTAAAAAATTATACTTTTTTTTAAAGTGCCCACACAAATTATCTAATAATTTAAAAACAGGCTTGTAGCTCAGATGGTTAGAGCGCACCCCTGATAAGGGTGAGGTCGGTGGTTCAATTCCGCTCAGGCCTACCATTATAAAAATCTTGGGGGGCTATAGCTCAGCCGGGAGAGCGCCTGCCTTGCACGCAGGAGGTCAGCGGTTCAATCCCGCTTAGCTCCATAAATTAATTTAATAAATTTTTTATTAATCTAAGTCTTACAAAAGTTTCAAAAGAACTATTCTCTTTGCTTAATCCAACTGATTTTTTTACAGTCTCTTCATGAGTTTTTAAAAACAAATTTATTACTTTTTCTTCTTTAAGAAAAGAAGGAATAGTTTTTTTATTTTTTTTTGTTCTTTTTAACATTTTATTATAATATCTTTTTATTTTTATGTCATTTGATAAAATTAGCATAGAAAATGTTAAGTTAGATAAAGTATATTCATGAGAACAACAAATTAAAGTATTTTCAGGAAAAGAAGAAATAATTTTTATTGAATTATACATTTTTATATAATTGTTTTTGTATATACGACCACAACCTCCTGAAAATAAGGTATCACCGCAAAACAAATAAGGCATTACATAATAAGACACATGTCCCAAAGTGTGCCCAGGAGTTAAAAAAACAGTAAAAATTCTATTTAATAAAGTTAGTTTATCACCCGCATAAACAATTTTATGAACGTTATTTTTTCGAGTTTCATAGGGGCCATATACGGTAACATTAGAATATTTTTTTATTATATTTTTAACTCCTTTCACGTGGTCAATATGATTGTGAGTTAATAAAATTGATATTGGTTTTAATTTTCTTATTTCTATAAAATTTATAACAGATTCAGACTCTCCAGGATCTACTATTATACAAAAATGATTGACATCGTAAAGAATCCAAACATAATTGTCATGCAATATAAAAACTTCTTTTAATTTCATATATTTTTTCCGTTAAAAACTAAATATTATTTTTTTTAAAATTTATTTTTTCATAGTAAAAATCTCTCATTAATGGATATTTAGCAGATTCACGAGCTATTTTATCGCATTTTTCATTTTCTATATGACCAATATGAGCTTTGATCCAGCACCATGTTACAATATGATTTCTCAAGGCAATATTAATTCGTGTCCATAAATCTATGTTTTTTACTAATTTTTTTTTATTCGTTTTCCATTCTTTAATTTCCCATTTTGGCATCCAATTGACAATTCCTTTTTTTACATATTGACTATCTGTTATAATTTCTACTTTACATGATTGATTGAGATGTTCTAATCCTGATATTACCGCCATTAGTTCCATTCTATTATTAGTTGTTAAATAAAAACCTGAAGTTAATATTTTTTCATGAAATTTATAGCGTAATATTGCGCTGTATCCTCCAGATCCTGGATTTCCTAAGCATGATCCGTCCGTGAATATTTTGACTTTTTTAAACATTAGAATATTCATCTCCTAATAACATAAATTAAAGTACTTTTTTAAATCATGATTAATAATAAAAGAAAAATTATTTTGGATACTGAAACAACTGGTATAAATCGATCTGGACTTCCTCACATTAACCACCGTATTATTGAAATAGGAGCAGTTGAAATTATTAATCGACGTTTTACTGGAAATAATTTTCATGCATACGTCAAACCAAATAGATCAATAGAACTAAGTGCTTTAAAAATACATGGAATAAGTGACGATTTTCTTTCAAATAAACCTTTCTTCAAAGATATAGCCAAAAGTTTTTTAAACTATATTTTTGATTCAGAATTAATTATTCATAACGCGCCCTTTGATATAGGATTCATTAATCAAGAACTTAAAATATTATATGGTAATAAAAAAAATATTTTAAATTTATGCTCAGTAACCGATACTTTGAGCATGGCTCGAAAATTTTTTCCTGGAAAGAAAAATACATTAAACGCTCTTTGCAATCGTTATAAAATTAACATCTCTCATAGGGCTTCTCATAGTGCTATTTTAGATGCTAAACTTTTAGGTAAATTATATCTTTTGATGACTGGAGGTCAAGAGTCTTTTTTGTTTTCTAAAAATATAAAGAATAAAAAATCTTTTTCATATAAAATGACATCTAAAGAAAAAAAAATAAATTTAAAAATATTAAAAGCAACTAAAGAAGAAATAAAATCTCATGAAAAATACTTAAAATATATGAAAGATAAAAAAATTTGCTTGTGGTATTAATTTTACATTCTTAAAGATAAAAAGATTATTGACTGATTTTTTCAAAATGTGTACAATATAAAAATAAAAAATTAAGGTGCGGTAGTTCAGTCGGTTAGAATACCGGCCTGTCACGCCGGGGGTCGCGGGTTCGAATCCCGTCCGCACCGAAAAATATCATTCTTATTTAAATAATTTTATGTTTTTTTAGATATAGTTGAATCTAATCTATTTTTTTAAATTAAGCATCTAAAATCATGTATAAAAAAATTATTTCTCTTGAATTGAATTCTGCATTAAGCATACTAAAAAATTTCTTAAAAGATAAAAAACAAATAAATAATATTCAAGAATCTGCTATTTTAATTGCTAAATCCTTTCAAAAAGGAAAAAAAGTAATATCATGTGGAAATGGTGGTTCATGCTGTGATGCAGTTCACTTTGCGGAAGAGTTAACTGGTATTTATCGAAAAAAAAGATTAGGTTATCCTGCTATACCCATTTCTGATACTGGTCACATTTCAGCAGTAGGAAATGATTTTGGATATAATAAAATTTTTTCACGTTATGTTGATAGCATTGGTTGCTCAGGAGATGTATTGTTAGCAATATCAACTTCTGGAAACTCTATGAATATTATTAATGCTATAGAATCTGCATATAGAAGAAAAATGAAAGTGATTTTGTTAACAGGAAACAACGGAGGAAAAATGAAAGGATTATCTAATATAGAAATTTGTGTCCCTCATTATGGATATTCAGATCGAATACAAGAAATTCATATTAAAATTATTCATATATTAATATTAATTATTGAAAAAGAAATGAAAAATTAAAAATTGTATTAAATAAATTTTTTACAAGATTTAATTTACTAACTTAACATCCTATATTTTCAGCTTATTTCCACTTTTTCTAATAAATACTATTTTATAGTTGCGGAATTTCTTTTTATGAGTGAGAAATATATTGTTACATGGGATATGCTTCAAATTTATGCTAGAAAATTAGCGCATCGTTTAATTAAAATTAATTCTTGGAATGGAATCATTGCTGTTAGTAGAGGCGGCCTGGTCCCATCAGCTTTATTAGCAAGAGAGTTGGGTATCAGATGCGTAGATACTATTTGTATTGCAAGTTATAACAATCATTTTTTAAAAAAAAATAGAAAAGTAATTAAAAAAGCAGAAGGTAATGGAGAAAAAATTATCGTAATAGATGATTTAGTAGATACTGGAGGAACAGCTAAAATTATTCGAAATTTGTATCCAAAAGCACATTTTGTAACTATTTTCGCAAAACCTCTTGGTCGTTCATTAGTTGATGATTATATTATAGATGTTCCTCAAAAAATATGGATTGAACAGCCATGGGATATGTCATTGTCTTACATCCCTCCTCTTATTTAGTTAGAAAAATTATATTAAAATCACTTCTCAAAAAAAATTCATACATGATATTTTATAATTCTTTTAAATAGTTTTAAAAATATTTTTTATAAAATTAACGCACTAAAAGAGTTTGATATGACAAACAAAGAAGAAAAAAAAGAAATAAAAAAAAATTTAAATCAAGAATACAATCAAAAAGATAAGAAAAATAACTGTATAGACAAAACAATCATTCAAAATTTAGAAGATGAATATCAAAAATCTAAAGAAAGCGTTTTAAACAATAAAATTAATTCAGAATTAGAAATAACAAAGGTAAAAATTAGGTTAGAAAATGAAATAAATAAGTGTAGAAATTTTTCTTTAGAAAAAATTATTTTAGATTTTATTAACATTGTTGATAACGTAGAACGTGCAAAAGAAACTATAAAAAATAATAAAGAAGAGAATTATATAAAGATTAAAAATCAATTAAGTTCAATTTTATCTGATTTAAATAATATTCTTAAAATATTTAATATAAAAAAAATTGATAATATAGATGTATTATTTGATCCTAGTGTTCACCAAGCCATGTGCATGCATTACAGTAATGAGTTAGAACCAAATAAAATAGTTAAAGTAATGCAACCCGGTTATATTTTAAATAAACATCGTTTATTACGTCCAGCCATGGTGATTGTTTCAAAAAAAGAAAATAAAAAATAATAAAAATTATTTGTTTTAGATTTAATAATATTTAAAAGAATTTTAAAAATTTATTAAATCTAAAAAATTCATAATTTTAAAAATTATTTTTTTAAAAAAATAATTTTTTTCTTCTTTCATTAGGGGTTACTATTAAAGGTCTATAAATTTCAATACGATCTTCATTTTTAAGAATAGTATTTAAATAAACTTGTTTATTATAAATACCTATTTTGTTTTTATATAACGATATGTTTTTTATGTTTTTTAATATCTTAGAAGATAGTATTGCATCTTTTACAGTAGATCCTAAACAAACGTTTACTTGAAATATATGCTGAATGTCAGGAAAAGCATATACAATAGTTACTTTTATTAACTTCATAAAATTATTACCATAATTAAATTAATTATATTCGACGTATATATCATATATTAAATTTATGCTATATAATTATTTTAATTTTTTAAATCTTTTTAATTAACTATTGTGGAAACATATATAATTATGCTTCATAAAAAAAAAAATAAAATAAAGTCTTCAAATATTATTTTGAATAAAAAAGCATATTATGATTATTTTGTAGAAAAAAAATTTGAATCTGGTTTGATCTTACAAGGATGGGAAGTAAAATCAATAAGATCAGGTCAAATAAATATTTCAGAAAGTTACGTTATGCATGATAAAAATGAAATGTATCTTTTTAATGCTATAGTTCAACCTTTACATATGTCTTCGAATCATAAAATTTGCGATCCAAAAAGAAAAAAAAAGTTACTTTTACATAAAAAAGAAATTAATTTTTTATCTATTAAAAATAAAAAAAAAGGATATACACTTGTTGCTCTTTCTTTATTTTGGAAAAAATCTTGGTGTAAGTTAGAATTTGGTCTTGCCAAAGGCAAAAATATAAGAGATAAAAGAACAGAAAATCAAAAACAACAATGGAAAAAAGAACAATCTAAAATACTCAAAAAAGTAAAAACTATTTTTTAAAATATTTTATGCACTTTAAAGAAGACAAAAATTGGATGAAATTTGCTTTAAAATATGCAAATTATGCTCAAAAAATAGGAGAAATACCGATAGGAGCTGTATTAGTTTTAAAAGAGCGTATTATTGGTGTTGGATGGAATTCATCAATTTCTAATCATGATCCTACTGCTCATGCTGAAATTATGGCTTTTCGTGATGCAGGAAAAAATTTAAAAAATTACAGATTAATAAATTCTACTTTGTATGTTACTTTGCAACCTTGTATAATGTGTTGTGGAGCAATAATTCACAGTCGAATTAAACGTTTAGTTTTTGGAACTAATAACAATAAAAATGATAAAAAGTGCTCTTTTAAAAATATTTTTTCTAATTCTAAACAAGATTATAATTTAAATATAAAAAAAAATGTTATGAAACATGAATGTTCTAAAATTTTGATTGATTTTTTTAAACGTAAAAGATTAATTGAAAATTAAAATGATGGAATCAAGATTCCAAAATAACTGAAGCATGTGCAAATAATTGACTATCACTTATACTAACATGTATATGTGTACATTTCATTATAACAGCCTGTTTTAAAGCATTTTTTAAAAAATTTAACTTTGGCTGACCGTATTTATTATGATATAAATTAAACTGATTGAATGTTATTCCACAATTCATTCCAGTTCCTAGTGCTTTAGCTGCTGCTTCTTTTACAGCAAATCTTTTTGCAATAAAATTTATTTTGTTTTTGATTAAAACATAAGAATTCCATTCTGAAGCAGATAAAATCTTTTGTGCAAATTTATCTCCAAAATTTATTATAATATTTTTTATTCTGCATACTTCTACACTGTCTATTCCTATTCCTATTATTGCCATTATTAAAATAAACCTTTATTTTTTGAAAATAATGAAATTGTTTTATAAAAAAATCTTGTAAATATAATTTTTAAAAAGTGAATAATTTACTTTAAAATATTAAAAAATTATTTTATTTAATTTTTATTTTTTTCTTTAACCCATAAAAATAAATGCACTTTTTTAAGTATTTTTTTTTCGATTGAATATCGAGATAAAATGCTTATTTTTTTTATTTTTTCTCCATTATGACCAATAACAATTTTTTTTTGTCTTTTGTTTTTGACATAAATAATAGATTTTATACATAAATATCCTATTTTTTTTTCTTCTAATGAATCAATAGATACTGTGATAATTGAAGGCAATTCATCTTCTAAAAGTGCTATTAATTTTTCCCTAATAATTTCAGATATTGTAAAAAACCTAGAATTAGTTGTAAAACAATTTTTTGGAAATATGTGCATTTTTTGAGATAAATAAGATTTTACTATACTTTCTAAAAGTACAATATTGTCTCTTTTTTTAGCTGAAATAGGAACAATTTCTGCAGAATCAATCATTTTTTTAATAAAATTAATGTAAGGAAGTAGCTTTCTTTTTTGAGCAATCTTATCAATTTTATTAATAACAATTATAATTGGAACATTTATATTTTTTATGTTTTTTAAAATAATTTTATCATTTTTTGTCAAATTCGTACAATCTACAACAAGAATCATTAATGCTAAATTTTTTACTATATCTTTAATGTTATTATATTTTTCCTGTATATGAAATTTATTTTGATCAATGTTGATTCCAGGCGTGTCTATATAAATGTATTGATGATATAGTTCTGTTTTTATTCCAATAATATTTTGTTTTGTCGTGTTTTTTTTTTTGGATGTAATAGAAATTTTTTGTCCTATTAATTGATTTAAAATTGTAGATTTTCCTACATTTGGCTTTCCAGTAATGGTTATATATCCACAATATTGTTTGTTTATATTCATTCTACTCCTAATTTTATTAATGCTTTTTTTGCTGCGTTCTGTTCAGCTTT harbors:
- the argS gene encoding arginine--tRNA ligase yields the protein MRLKNIIKKDIEYTLMNLGFNINFNLLVQPSKIIKTGHYQINNLIKISNALKIKPDQLAKMIILNIKNKKRYKKITFSHPGFINIFFNYHWLSKKLEEIFYSCRLGVQHILKKNVVIDYSSPNVAKEMHVGHLRSTIIGDVMARVLEFLGHNVIRSNHIGDWGTQFGMLIAYLEHKRSKKKFDYHSLSLKNLENFYCKAKKKYDSDDVFSKKSKEYVVKLQNGDKYCLAVWKKIVSITMIENQKIYKKLNVTLTLKHTMGESLYNKMLPNIVNDLKNKKIAIKKEGTTIVVLDNFKNRLGKSMGVIIQKKDTGFLYSTTDIACLKYRFETLHADRIIYYTDSRQHQYLMQIWEISRKANYVPKNLLLEHHMFGIMLSKEKQPFKTRDGNAIKLSALLEEASKKAMCLIKEKNPYLSKKKLMSLSDTIGISSIKYSDLSKNRNTNYVFNWDTMLNFEGNTALYIQYAYTRITSMLKKSTIPVSKLNTNIILIEESEINLAIKILEFEEIILIIAQKGYPHVMCKYLYDLASFFSIFYENCSVLFSSAIKITKSRLKLSFLTAKTIKKGLNILGIKTIKKM
- the gloB gene encoding hydroxyacylglutathione hydrolase produces the protein MKLKEVFILHDNYVWILYDVNHFCIIVDPGESESVINFIEIRKLKPISILLTHNHIDHVKGVKNIIKKYSNVTVYGPYETRKNNVHKIVYAGDKLTLLNRIFTVFLTPGHTLGHVSYYVMPYLFCGDTLFSGGCGRIYKNNYIKMYNSIKIISSFPENTLICCSHEYTLSNLTFSMLILSNDIKIKRYYNKMLKRTKKNKKTIPSFLKEEKVINLFLKTHEETVKKSVGLSKENSSFETFVRLRLIKNLLN
- the rnhA gene encoding ribonuclease HI, whose protein sequence is MFKKVKIFTDGSCLGNPGSGGYSAILRYKFHEKILTSGFYLTTNNRMELMAVISGLEHLNQSCKVEIITDSQYVKKGIVNWMPKWEIKEWKTNKKKLVKNIDLWTRINIALRNHIVTWCWIKAHIGHIENEKCDKIARESAKYPLMRDFYYEKINFKKNNI
- the dnaQ gene encoding DNA polymerase III subunit epsilon — translated: MNNKRKIILDTETTGINRSGLPHINHRIIEIGAVEIINRRFTGNNFHAYVKPNRSIELSALKIHGISDDFLSNKPFFKDIAKSFLNYIFDSELIIHNAPFDIGFINQELKILYGNKKNILNLCSVTDTLSMARKFFPGKKNTLNALCNRYKINISHRASHSAILDAKLLGKLYLLMTGGQESFLFSKNIKNKKSFSYKMTSKEKKINLKILKATKEEIKSHEKYLKYMKDKKICLWY
- the lpcA gene encoding D-sedoheptulose 7-phosphate isomerase; this translates as MYKKIISLELNSALSILKNFLKDKKQINNIQESAILIAKSFQKGKKVISCGNGGSCCDAVHFAEELTGIYRKKRLGYPAIPISDTGHISAVGNDFGYNKIFSRYVDSIGCSGDVLLAISTSGNSMNIINAIESAYRRKMKVILLTGNNGGKMKGLSNIEICVPHYGYSDRIQEIHIKIIHILILIIEKEMKN
- the gpt gene encoding xanthine phosphoribosyltransferase, which codes for MSEKYIVTWDMLQIYARKLAHRLIKINSWNGIIAVSRGGLVPSALLARELGIRCVDTICIASYNNHFLKKNRKVIKKAEGNGEKIIVIDDLVDTGGTAKIIRNLYPKAHFVTIFAKPLGRSLVDDYIIDVPQKIWIEQPWDMSLSYIPPLI
- a CDS encoding nucleotide exchange factor GrpE, which encodes MTNKEEKKEIKKNLNQEYNQKDKKNNCIDKTIIQNLEDEYQKSKESVLNNKINSELEITKVKIRLENEINKCRNFSLEKIILDFINIVDNVERAKETIKNNKEENYIKIKNQLSSILSDLNNILKIFNIKKIDNIDVLFDPSVHQAMCMHYSNELEPNKIVKVMQPGYILNKHRLLRPAMVIVSKKENKK
- a CDS encoding RnfH family protein, translating into MKLIKVTIVYAFPDIQHIFQVNVCLGSTVKDAILSSKILKNIKNISLYKNKIGIYNKQVYLNTILKNEDRIEIYRPLIVTPNERRKKLFF
- the smpB gene encoding SsrA-binding protein SmpB, producing the protein MLHKKKNKIKSSNIILNKKAYYDYFVEKKFESGLILQGWEVKSIRSGQINISESYVMHDKNEMYLFNAIVQPLHMSSNHKICDPKRKKKLLLHKKEINFLSIKNKKKGYTLVALSLFWKKSWCKLEFGLAKGKNIRDKRTENQKQQWKKEQSKILKKVKTIF
- the tadA gene encoding tRNA adenosine(34) deaminase TadA; the encoded protein is MHFKEDKNWMKFALKYANYAQKIGEIPIGAVLVLKERIIGVGWNSSISNHDPTAHAEIMAFRDAGKNLKNYRLINSTLYVTLQPCIMCCGAIIHSRIKRLVFGTNNNKNDKKCSFKNIFSNSKQDYNLNIKKNVMKHECSKILIDFFKRKRLIEN
- the acpS gene encoding holo-ACP synthase; the encoded protein is MAIIGIGIDSVEVCRIKNIIINFGDKFAQKILSASEWNSYVLIKNKINFIAKRFAVKEAAAKALGTGMNCGITFNQFNLYHNKYGQPKLNFLKNALKQAVIMKCTHIHVSISDSQLFAHASVILES
- the era gene encoding GTPase Era; the encoded protein is MNINKQYCGYITITGKPNVGKSTILNQLIGQKISITSKKKNTTKQNIIGIKTELYHQYIYIDTPGINIDQNKFHIQEKYNNIKDIVKNLALMILVVDCTNLTKNDKIILKNIKNINVPIIIVINKIDKIAQKRKLLPYINFIKKMIDSAEIVPISAKKRDNIVLLESIVKSYLSQKMHIFPKNCFTTNSRFFTISEIIREKLIALLEDELPSIITVSIDSLEEKKIGYLCIKSIIYVKNKRQKKIVIGHNGEKIKKISILSRYSIEKKILKKVHLFLWVKEKNKN